One Brassica napus cultivar Da-Ae chromosome C4, Da-Ae, whole genome shotgun sequence genomic region harbors:
- the BNACNNG66940D gene encoding uncharacterized protein BNACNNG66940D produces the protein MTSSDLYIFDGSSSSSSSIFRNSSPDMFSSDTTTTTDLFGNNELYSVDESLNMFDHFTPHILSLSPPSDLLGTLTLSHQIPTGLYPNISDAVKTEQFYGGSGHNQTEPVASMARSYSAIENAGRYMQRSFSTNSVDGKPNQIPFNNVPIMDSLNIHYNTLNSPENNFFSGQMMRRVYSTGDLQNTRKNVAEQRSSEPFPDAQNLKVGRYSAEERKEKISKYRAKRNQRNFTKTIKYACRKTLADSRPRIRGRFARNEDVVEIPTIEDDDAELWKLDGLHEENEAFGSSFVVQQSHLQYAASDFSSSFW, from the exons ATGACTTCTTCAGATCTTTATATCTTTGAtggttcttcttcatcttcttcctcaattTTCCGAAACTCTAGTCCAGATATGTTCTCTTcagacacaacaacaacaacagattTGTTCGGCAACAACGAACTCTACTCTGTTGATGAATCTCTCAACATGTTTGACCATTTCACCCCTCACATCCTCTCTTTATCTCCTCCAAGCGACCTTCTCGGAACCCTAACTCTCTCTCATCAGATTCCCACCGGGTTATATCCAAATATCTCAGACGCCGTCAAAACAGAGCAGTTTTACGGCGGCTCCGGTCATAATCAGACGGAACCGGTTGCATCAATGGCGAGAAGCTACAGTGCAATAGAGAATGCAGGAAGATATATGCAGAGAAGCTTTAGCACCAACTCCGTAGACGGAAAACCAAATCAGATTCCCTTCAACAACGTTCCGATAATGGATTCTTTAAATATCCATTACAATACCTTGAACTCGCCGGAAAATAACTTCTTTTCCGGTCAGATGATGCGGCGAGTCTACAGCACAGGAGATCTGCAG aACACAAGAAAGAATGTTGCCGAGCAGAGATCATCGGAGCCGTTTCCAGACGCGCAGAACTTGAAGGTGGGACGTTACAGTGCAGAGGAACGTAAAGAGAAGATCTCAAAGTACAGAGCTAAACGTAACCAGAGAAACTTTACCAAAACTATAAAG tatgcaTGCAGGAAAACGTTGGCGGACAGCAGACCTAGAATACGTGGAAGATTCGCACGCAACGAAGACGTTGTAGAAATTCCCACCATTGAAGACGATGACGCCGAGCTTTGG AAATTGGATGGGCTGCATGAGGAAAACGAAGCTTTTGGGAGCAGCTTTGTGGTGCAACAATCTCATTTGCAATACGCAGCTTCTGATTTTTCTTCCTCTTTCTGGTGA